In Aspergillus nidulans FGSC A4 chromosome II, a single window of DNA contains:
- the pksP gene encoding polyketide synthase alb1 (transcript_id=CADANIAT00004256), with protein sequence MEDPYRVYLFGDQTGDFEVGLRRLLQAKNHSLLSSFLQRSYHAVRQEISHLPPSERSTFPRFTSIGDLLARHCESPGNPAIESVLTCIYQLGCFINYYGDLGHTFPSHSQSQLVGLCTGLLSCAAVSCASNIGELLKPAVEVVVVALRLGLCVYRVRKLFGQDQAAPLSWSALVSGLSESEGTSLIDKFTRRNVIPPSSRPYISAVCANTLTISGPPVVLNQFLDTFISGKNKAVMVPIHGPFHASHLYEKRDVEWILKSCNVETIRNHKPRIPVLSSNTGELIVVENMEGFLKIALEEILLRQMSWDKVTDSCISILKSVGDNKPKKLLPISSTATQSLFNSLKKSNLVNIEVDGGISDFAAETQLVNQTGRAELSKIAIIGMSGRFPEADSPQDFWNLLYKGLDVHRKVPEDRWDADAHVDLTGTATNTSKVPYGCWIREPGLFDPRFFNMSPREALQADPAQRLALLTAYEALEGAGFVPDSTPSTQRDRVGIFYGMTSDDYREVNSGQDIDTYFIPGGNRAFTPGRINYYFKFSGPSVSVDTACSSSLAAIHLACNSIWRNDCDTAITGGVNILTNPDNHAGLDRGHFLSRTGNCNTFDDGADGYCRADGVGTVVLKRLEDALADNDPILGVINGAYTNHSAEAVSITRPHVGAQAFIFKKLLNEANVDPKNISYIEMHGTGTQAGDAVEMQSVLDVFAPDHRRGPGQSLHLGSAKSNIGHGESASGVTSLVKVLLMMKENMIPPHCGIKTKINHNFPTDLAQRNVHIALQPTAWNRPSFGKRQIFLNNFSAAGGNTALLLEDGPVSDPEGEDKRRTHVITLSARSQTALQNNIDALCQYISEQEKTFGVKDSNALPSLAYTTTARRIHHPFRVTAIGSSFQEMRDSLIASSRKEFVAVPAKTPGIGFLFTGQGAQYAAMGKQLYEDCSHFRSAIEHLDCISQGQDLPSILPLVDGSLPLSELSPVVVQLGTTCVQMALSSFWASLGITPSFVLGHSLGDFAAMNAAGVLSTSDTIYACGRRAQLLTERCQPGTHAMLAIKAPLVEVKQLLNEKVHDMACINSPSETVISGPKSSIDELSRACSEKGLKSTILTVPYAFHSAQVEPILEDLEKALQGITFNKPSVPFVSALLGEVITEAGSNILNAEYLVRHCRETVNFLSAFEAVRNAKLGGDQTLWLEVGPHTVCSGMVKATLGPQTTTMASLRRDEDTWKVLSNSLSSLYLAGVDINWKQYHQDFSSSHRVLPLPTYKWDLKNYWIPYRNNFCLTKGSSMSAASASLQPTFLTTSAQRVVESRDDGLTATVVVHNDIADPDLNRVIQGHKVNGAALCPSSLYADSAQTLAEYLIEKYKPELKGSGLDVCNVTVPKPLIAKTGKEQFRISATANWVDKHVSVQVFSVTAEGKKLIDHAHCEVKLFDCMAADLEWKRGSYLVKRSIELLENSAVKGDAHRLRRGMVYKLFSALVDYDENYQSIREVILDSEHHEATALVKFQAPQANFHRNPYWIDSFGHLSGFIMNASDGTDSKSQVFVNHGWDSMRCLKKFSADVTYRTYVRMQPWRDSIWAGNVYIFEGDDIIAVFGGVKFQALSRKILDIALPPAGLSKAQTSPIQSSAPQKPIETAKPTSRPAPPVTMKSFVKKSAGPSVVVRALNILASEVGLSESDMSDDLVFADYGVDSLLSLTVTGKYREELNLDMDSSVFIEHPTVGDFKRFVTQLSPSVASDSSSTDRESEYSFNGDSCSGLSSPASPGTVSPPNEKVIQIHENGTMKEIRAIIADEIGVSADEIKSDENLNELGMDSLLSLTVLGKIRESLDMDLPGEFFIENQTLDQIETALDLKPKAVPTAVPQSQPITLPQSQSTKQLSTRPTSSSDNHPPATSILLQGNPRTASKTLFLFPDGSGSATSYATIPGVSPNVAVYGLNCPYMKAPEKLTCSLDSLTTPYLAEIRRRQPTGPYNLGGWSAGGICAYDAARKLVLQQGEIVETLLLLDTPFPIGLEKLPPRLYSFFNSIGLFGEGKAAPPAWLLPHFLAFIDSLDAYKAVPLPFNEQEWKGKLPKTYLVWAKDGVCPKPGDPWPEPAEDGSKDPREMVWLLSNRTDLGPNGWDTLVGKENIGGITVIHDANHFTMTKGEKAKELATFMKNALGVCERRLV encoded by the exons ATGGAGGACCCATACCGTGTCTATCTCTTCGGAGATCAGACAGGTGATTTTGAGGTCGGTCTCCGTCGTCTGCTACAGGCAAAGAATCACTCTCTCCTTTCGAGCTTTCTCCAGAGAAGCTACCATGCAGTGCGGCAAGAGATCTCTCATCTTCCGCCCTCTGAGCGCAGCACATTTCCTCGATTCACAAGCATTGGTGATCTACTAGCACGGCACTGTGAATCTCCGGGAAACCCTGCGATCGAGAGCGTGTTGACATGCATATATCAATTGGGATGTTTTATCAA TTACTATGGTGACCTTGGTCATACATTCCCTTCGCACTCCCAGAGCCAACTCGTTGGGTTGTGTACAGGTTTGCTCAGCTGTGCCGCGGTCAGCTGTGCAAGTAACATTGGCGAATTACTCAAACCAGCTGTTGAAGTGGTTGTTGTAGCCCTCCGGTTGGGACTCTGTGTTTACCGAGTGCGAAAACTGTTTGGTCAAGATCAAGCAGCGCCACTCAGCTGGTCAGCTCTTGTGTCCGGTTTGAGTGAATCCGAAGGAACGAGCTTGATAGACAAATTTACCCGCCGAAAT GTTATCCCTCCTTCGTCTCGGCCGTACATTAGCGCAGTATGCGCAAACACGTTGACCATTAGTGGTCCCCCGGTTGTTCTCAACCAGTTTCTGGATACTTTCATTTCAGGAAAGAATAAAGCTGTTATGGTGCCAATCCACGGCCCGTTTCATGCCTCTCATCTATATGAGAAGCGGGACGTGGAGTGGATTCTTAAGTCCTGCAACGTTGAAACAATCCGCAACCATAAGCCCCGTATTCCGGTTCTGTCAAGCAATACTGGGGAGCTCATCGTTGTTGAAAATATGGAAGGTTTTCTCAAAATTGCTTTAGAAGAGATTCTGCTTCGCCAAATGTCTTGGGATAAGGTGACAGATTCATGCATATCGATTTTGAAGTCAGTCGGCGATAACAAACCCAAGAAGTTGCTTCCAATCTCATCTACGGCTACGCAAAGTTTATTCAACTCACTCAAGAAATCAAACCTAGTGAATATCGAAGTGGATGGAGGAATTAGCGACTTCGCGGCAGAAACTCAACTTGTCAACCAGACAGGCAGGGCTGAACTTTCAAAGATAGCCATTATTGGGATGTCGGGTCGGTTTCCTGAAGCTGATAGTCCACAGGACTTTTGGAACCTCCTATACAAAGGCCTTGACGTGCATCGAAAAGTCCCTGAAGACAGGTGGGATGCTGATGCGCACGTTGACCTCACCGGCACAGCAACGAATACAAGCAAGGTCCCTTACGGATGCTGGATTCGGGAGCCTGGCTTATTCGATcctcgcttcttcaacatgtcaCCCCGTGAAGCACTtcaagcagatcctgctCAACGGCTTGCATTGCTCACAGCGTATGAGGCATTGGAAGGGGCTGGATTTGTTCCAGATAGTACGCCATCGACGCAAAGGGATAGAGTTGGTATCTTCTACGGGATGACCAGTGATGACTACAGAGAGGTCAACAGTGGTCAGGATATCGATACCTACTTTATTCCAGGGGGCAACCGTGCTTTTACTCCCGGCCGGATCAACTATTACTTCAAATTCAGCGGGCCCAGTGTGAGTGTTGATACAGCTTGCTCTTCTAGCCTCGCGGCTATCCACTTGGCCTGCAATTCCATTTGGAGAAATGACTGTGACACGGCTATTACTGGTGGTGTAAACATCCTGACCAACCCAGACAACCATGCTGGTCTGGACCGTGGCCATTTCCTTTCCAGAACCGGAAACTGCAACACGTTCGATGACGGAGCCGATGGATATTGCAGAGCAGATGGTGTTGGCACTGTCGTTCTGAAGCGGCTTGAAGATGCTTTGGCAGATAATGATCCAATTCTTGGTGTCATTAACGGCGCATATACGAACCACTCAGCAGAGGCAGTCTCAATCACCCGTCCCCATGTCGGCGCACAAGCATTTATCTTTAAGAAGTTGCTAAATGAAGCAAACGTTGACCCCAAGAACATAAGCTACATCGAGATGCATGGAACTGGTACCCAGGCTGGGGATGCGGTGGAAATGCAATCGGTCTTGGATGTCTTTGCACCAGACCACAGACGCGGGCCAGGACAGTCCCTACATCTTGGCTCTGCAAAATCAAATATAGGTCACGGTGAATCAGCGTCAGGTGTGACTTCTCTAGTCAAggtgctgctgatgatgaagGAAAACATGATACCTCCGCATTGTGGCAtcaagacgaagatcaaTCATAATTTCCCAACTGACCTGGCGCAAAGGAATGTCCATATCGCACTGCAGCCCACAGCTTGGAATCGACCTTCATTTGGCAAACGCCAGATATTCTTGAACAATTTTTCCGCAGCCGGTGGAAATACCGCGCTTTTGCTGGAAGATGGGCCCGTTTCTGATCCGGAAGGGGAGGACAAACGGCGAACGCACGTTATCACGCTTTCTGCTCGATCTCAAACCGCTCTTCAAAACAATATCGACGCACTGTGTCAGTACATCAGTGAGCAAGAAAAGACATTCGGTGTCAAGGACAGCAATGCCCTGCCGAGTTTGGCGTATACTACGACCGCACGCCGCATTCACCACCCTTTCCGAGTCACTGCTATTGGGTCTAGCTTTCAGGAAATGCGCGATTCTCTAATTGCGAGCTCCCGAAAGGAATTTGTCGCGGTGCCTGCAAAGACCCCTGGTATCGGGTTCCTCTTTACTGGCCAGGGTGCCCAATATGCAGCCATGGGCAAACAATTGTATGAGGACTGTTCACACTTTCGATCCGCCATAGAGCACTTGGATTGCATCAGCCAAGGCCAGGATCTTCCATCAATTCTTCCTCTTGTTGATGGCAGCTTGCCTTTGAGCGAACTGAGTCCTGTTGTTGTACAACTGGGGACTACATGCGTGCAGATGGCTTTGTCCAGTTTTTGGGCATCATTAGGAATAACGCCATCCTTCGTTCTTGGGCATAGTCTTGGGGACTTTGCTGCTATGAACGCTGCCGGAGTTCTATCGACCAGTGATACCATCTATGCTTGTGGTCGTCGTGCCCAGCTCCTCACAGAGCGATGCCAACCGGGAACACatgccatgctggccatTAAAGCCCCACTAGTCGAGGTCAAACAGCTCTTGAACGAGAAGGTTCATGATATGGCATGTATTAATTCGCCTTCAGAAACCGTCATTAGCGGTCCTAAGTCTAGCATTGATGAGCTCTCCCGGGCCTGCTCAGAGAAAGGACTGAAATCAACTATTCTGACAGTGCCCTACGCTTTCCATTCTGCCCAGGTTGAACCTATTTTGGAAGACCTTGAGAAGGCTCTGCAGGGAATCACCTTCAACAAACCGTCCGTGCCGTTTGTTTCAGCGTTGCTCGGGGAAGTAATTACGGAAGCGGGCTCTAACATCCTAAACGCTGAATACCTGGTAAGACACTGCCGGGAAACTGTCAATTTTCTGAGTGCGTTTGAAGCAGTGAGAAATGCAAAGCTCGGTGGTGATCAGACTCTCTGGCTCGAGGTCGGCCCGCATACGGTTTGTTCCGGAATGGTCAAGGCCACGCTTGGACCACAAACAACCACCATGGCGTCTCTCCGCCGCGACGAGGACACATGGAAAGTCCTTTCCAATAGCCTGTCAAGTCTTTATTTGGCGGGCGTTGACATCAACTGGAAGCAATATCATCAGGACTTCTCCTCCAGCCACAGAGTACTTCCGCTACCAACCTACAAGTGGGATTTGAAGAATTACTGGATTCCCTACAGGAACAACTTCTGTCTCACCAAGGGCTCTTCTATGTCTGCCGCGAGCGCGTCTCTACAGCCGACTTTCCTGACAACGTCTGCCCAGAGAGTCGTTGAGAGCCGTGACGATGGATTAACGGCAACCGTAGTAGTGCACAATGACATAGCCGACCCGGACTTGAATCGAGTTATCCAGGGCCACAAGGTCAATGGAGCTGCACTCTGTCCTTCA TCTCTTTATGCAGATAGTGCTCAAACCCTTGCAGAATACCTCATTGAAAAGTACAAGCCAGAGCTCAAAGGCTCAGGTTTGGACGTATGCAATGTAACGGTTCCCAAACCTCTTATTGCAAAAACTGGAAAGGAGCAATTCAGAATTTCGGCGACTGCCAATTGGGTGGACAAACACGTATCTGTGCAAGTCTTCTCCGTTACCGCGGAGGGCAAAAAGCTCATCGACCACGCGCACTGCGAAGTCAAACTTTTCGACTGCATGGCCGCTGATCTTGAATGGAAGAGAGGTTCGTATCTGGTCAAGCGAAgcattgagcttctcgaaAATAGTGCTGTGAAAGGAGATGCCCATCGCCTGCGGAGAGGAATGGTCTATAAACTCTTCAGCGCTTTGGTCGACTACGATGAAAACTACCAATCTATCCGTGAAGTTATCCTTGATAGTGAGCATCACGAGGCGACGGCTCTGGTCAAGTTCCAGGCACCGCAAGCCAACTTTCACCGTAACCCATACTGGATCGACAGTTTTGGGCATTTGTCTGGCTTCATAATGAATGCTAGCGATGGAACAGACTCCAAAAGTCAAGTCTTCGTTAATCATGGATGGGACTCCATGCGGTGCTTGAAGAAGTTCTCAGCAGATGTCACCTACCGTACCTATGTCAGGATGCAACCTTGGCGCGACTCGATCTGGGCAGGAAATGTCTACATATTCGAGGGTGATGATATTATCGCAGTATTTGGCGGTGTTAAG TTCCAAGCCCTATCGCGCAAGATCCTCGACATTGCTCTTCCGCCAGCAGGACTGTCGAAGGCGCAGACCTCGCCAATCCAGTCCTCAGCTCCCCAGAAGCCGATTGAAACTGCAAAACCCACCTCGCGGCCAGCCCCTCCGGTGACAATGAAATCATTCGTCAAGAAGTCCGCTGGCCCAAGTGTGGTAGTGCGAGCGCTCAATATCCTAGCATCAGAAGTAGGACTCTCAGAATCCGACATGTCTGACGATCTGGTGTTTGCAGACTATGGTGTCgattcccttctttccttgaCAGTAACTGGCAAGTATCGAGAGGAGCTGAACCTAGACATGGATTCTTCAGTTTTCATTGAGCATCCAACGGTCGGCGACTTCAAGCGCTTTGTGACTCAACTCAGTCCGTCAGTAGCTAGTGATTCGTCGTCGACTGACCGTGAGTCTGAGTATTCATTCAATGGTGACAGCTGTTCCGGGCTATCAAGTCCAGCATCGCCTGGCACCGTATCGCCACCAAATGAGAAGGTTATCCAAATTCATGAGAACGGCACTATGAAAGAGATTCGCGCCATTATAGCCGACGAAATTGGTGTCTCGGCAGACGAAATCAAGAGCGATGAAAACCTAAATGAATTGGGAATGGACTCGCTTCTCTCACTTACAGTCCTAGGCAAAATCCGCGAGTCACTGGACATGGACCTGCCGGGAGAGTTCTTCATCGAGAACCAGACCCTGGACCAGATTGAGACTGCGCTGGACCTGAAGCCCAAAGCTGTCCCGACCGCTGTCCCACAATCGCAGCCCATAACCCTACCACAATCACAATCAACGAAACAGCTTTCCACGCGACctaccagcagcagcgacaacCATCCCCCGGCAACCTCCATTCTCCTCCAAGGAAACCCGCGCACAGCGTCAAAGaccctctttctcttccccgACGGTTCTGGCTCCGCAACCTCCTACGCCACAATACCCGGAGTCTCCCCAAACGTTGCCGTTTATGGCCTCAACTGCCCCTACATGAAAGCCCCCGAAAAGCTCACCTGCAGCCTCGATTCGCTGACAACGCCGTATCTCGCCGAgattcgccgccgccaaccaACCGGCCCGTACAACCTTGGCGGCTGGTCCGCAGGCGGGATCTGCGCATACGACGCGGCACGCAAGCTCGTACTGCAGCAGGGCGAAATAGTCGagacccttcttcttctcgacacCCCCTTCCCCATTGGCCTTGAGAAACTCCCGCCCCGCCTGtacagcttcttcaactcgaTCGGCCTCTTTGGCGAAGGCAAGGCCGCGCCGCCGGCTTGGCTACTTCCCCATTTTTTGGCGTTCATTGACTCCCTCGACGCGTACAAGGCCGTGCCTCTTCCCTTCAACGAACAGGAATGGAAGGGAAAGCTGCCAAAAACGTACCTTGTTTGGGCTAAGGATGGGGTCTGCCCTAAGCCTGGTGATCCGTGGCCTGAGCCTGCGGAGGACGGGAGCAAGGATCCACGCGAGATGGTTTGGTTACTTTCTAACCGGACGGATCTGGGTCCGAATGGATGGGATACGCTTGTGGGCAAGGAAAATATTGGCGGTATTACAGTGATTCATGACGCGAATCACTTTACTATGACAAAGGGCGAAAAGGCAAAGGAGCTTGCTACTTTCATGAAGAATGCGTTGGGGGTTTGTGAGCGCCGGTTGGTCTGA